From one [Ruminococcus] lactaris ATCC 29176 genomic stretch:
- a CDS encoding 1-deoxy-D-xylulose-5-phosphate synthase — translation MYIEKINGPADVKKLTLEELPVLAEEIRQALLVRASKHGGHFGPNFGMVEATIAMHYVFESPKDKIVYDVSHQSYPHKMLTGRKDAYLYEEHYDDVSGYTNPGESEHDFFTVGHTSTSVSLACGLAKGRDLKDEKGNVIAVIGDGSLSGGESLEGLDYAAELGGNLIIVVNDNDMSIAENHGGLYQNLKLLRETDGKADCNLFRAMGLDYIYVNEGNNTAALIEAFQKAKDTDHAVVVHINTLKGKGYAPAEQHKEQWHYNAPFDLKTGMPLYPADGEDYSSVTRDYLLKKMKEDPTVVAITSGTPTVMGFTEDKRKEAGRQFVDVGIAEETAVALASGIAANGGKPVYGVYSSFIQRTFDQISQDLCIDKNPATIVIFAGSVYGMNDVTHLGLQDMPMLGNIPNLVYLAPTTKEEYLAMLDWSVEQTEYPVAIKLPGGAMISDGKEVKKDFRRLDQYEVTRKGSKVAVIGLGTFYGLAGQAADLIGEKTGTVPTVINPYYITGLDEELLKELKKDHDIVVTLEDGILNGGFGEKIARFYGDSDMKVLNYGLKKEFIDRYDVKEILLENHLTAEQIADDVMQVEQKR, via the coding sequence ATGTATATTGAGAAGATCAACGGACCGGCTGATGTAAAGAAACTGACATTGGAGGAACTGCCGGTTCTTGCAGAGGAAATACGACAGGCACTGCTTGTCAGGGCAAGTAAGCATGGAGGACATTTTGGACCGAATTTTGGTATGGTAGAAGCAACCATTGCAATGCATTATGTATTTGAATCACCAAAGGACAAGATCGTGTACGATGTATCACACCAGAGCTATCCACATAAGATGCTGACGGGAAGAAAAGATGCCTATCTGTATGAAGAACATTATGATGATGTATCAGGATATACCAATCCGGGTGAAAGTGAACACGATTTCTTTACGGTAGGTCATACCTCTACTTCGGTCAGCCTTGCCTGCGGACTTGCAAAGGGAAGAGACCTGAAAGACGAAAAAGGGAATGTGATCGCAGTCATCGGAGACGGATCTCTGAGTGGCGGAGAGTCACTGGAAGGACTGGATTATGCTGCAGAGCTTGGTGGCAACCTGATTATTGTAGTCAATGACAATGATATGTCCATAGCAGAGAACCATGGAGGGCTTTACCAGAATTTAAAACTTCTGCGGGAGACAGACGGCAAGGCAGACTGCAATCTGTTCAGGGCAATGGGACTGGATTATATTTATGTAAACGAAGGAAATAATACAGCCGCTCTGATCGAGGCATTTCAGAAAGCAAAAGATACAGACCATGCAGTGGTCGTTCATATCAATACGCTGAAGGGAAAGGGATATGCCCCTGCAGAGCAGCACAAGGAGCAGTGGCATTATAATGCTCCGTTTGATCTGAAGACCGGAATGCCTCTTTATCCGGCAGACGGAGAAGATTACTCTTCTGTGACGAGAGATTATCTTCTGAAAAAGATGAAAGAAGATCCGACGGTTGTTGCGATCACTTCAGGAACACCGACAGTCATGGGATTTACAGAAGATAAAAGAAAAGAAGCCGGAAGACAGTTCGTGGATGTGGGAATTGCGGAGGAGACTGCCGTGGCACTTGCTTCAGGAATCGCAGCCAACGGAGGGAAGCCGGTGTATGGAGTTTACAGTTCCTTTATACAGAGAACTTTTGACCAGATTTCCCAGGATTTATGCATTGATAAAAATCCGGCAACGATCGTGATTTTTGCAGGTTCTGTTTATGGAATGAATGATGTGACTCATTTAGGTTTGCAGGATATGCCGATGCTTGGAAATATTCCGAATTTAGTCTATCTTGCACCGACAACAAAAGAAGAGTATCTTGCCATGCTGGACTGGAGCGTGGAGCAGACAGAGTATCCGGTTGCGATCAAACTTCCGGGTGGTGCAATGATCTCAGACGGAAAAGAAGTGAAAAAGGATTTCAGAAGACTGGATCAGTATGAAGTGACGAGAAAAGGTTCAAAAGTTGCGGTCATCGGACTTGGAACATTCTACGGACTTGCAGGACAGGCAGCAGACCTGATCGGGGAAAAGACAGGAACTGTACCGACAGTGATCAATCCATATTATATTACAGGGCTGGATGAAGAACTCCTGAAAGAACTGAAGAAAGATCATGATATCGTGGTCACGCTGGAAGATGGAATCCTCAATGGTGGATTTGGAGAGAAGATCGCACGTTTCTATGGCGACAGTGACATGAAGGTTCTGAACTACGGATTGAAAAAAGAGTTCATTGACCGGTATGACGTGAAAGAGATACTGCTGGAAAATCATCTGACTGCAGAACAGATTGCAGATGATGTAATGCAGGTTGAACAGAAAAGATAA
- the mutS gene encoding DNA mismatch repair protein MutS, with protein sequence MAELTPMMKQYMETKSQYQDCILFYRLGDFYEMFFEDALTASRELEITLTGKNCGQEERAPMCGVPYHAVEGYLNRLVAKGYKVAICEQVEDPKQAKGIVKREVVRIVTPGTNLDTQALDETKNNYIMCIVYIADRYGVSIADISTGDYFVTELPDGSRLMDEIYKFSPSEIICNEAFYMSGMDLDTMKEKLGITIYSLDSWYFDDAMCREKLLEHFKVSSFAGLGLEDYDCGVISAGALLTYLLETQKNSLSNLTHLTPYVTGKYMMLDSSTRRNLELCETLREKQKRGSLLWVLDKTRTAMGARTLRKFVEQPLIDKNEINRRLDAVEELKEQAISREEIREYLSPVYDLERLITKITYGSANPRDLTAFKSSLEMLPPIRYILEEMKVPLLQEIYEDLDALEDLCDLVTKAIREEPPIAMKEGNIIREGYNEEVDKLRRAKSDGKDWLAKLEEDEREKTGIKNLKIKYNKVFGYYLEVTNSYKDLVPDYYTRKQTLANAERYITPELKELEDMILGAEDKLYALEYELYSEVRETIAAQVERIQKTAKAVAGLDVFTSLALVAERNHYVRPKINEKGIIDIKEGRHPVVEKMIPNDMFISNDTYLDDKKNRISIITGPNMAGKSTYMRQTALIALMAQVGCFVPAQSANIGLSDRIFTRVGASDDLASGQSTFMVEMTEVANILRNATSKSLLILDEIGRGTSTFDGLSIAWAVVEYISDSKLLGAKTLFATHYHELTELEGKIENVNNYCIAVKEKGDDIVFLRKIVKGGADKSYGIQVAKLAGVPDLVINRAKEIVEELSDEDITSRVSEIAAREHTAKKKGRSKKYDEVDIAQMSLFDTVKDDDVLNELKEIDVTNLTPIDALNTLYRLQNKLKNRW encoded by the coding sequence GTGGCTGAGTTAACACCAATGATGAAGCAGTATATGGAGACCAAGTCCCAGTATCAGGACTGCATTCTCTTCTATCGCTTAGGCGATTTTTATGAAATGTTCTTTGAGGATGCACTGACTGCATCCAGAGAACTGGAGATCACACTGACCGGGAAAAACTGTGGGCAGGAAGAACGTGCCCCAATGTGCGGAGTCCCTTATCATGCGGTGGAAGGATATCTGAACAGGCTGGTTGCCAAAGGATACAAAGTGGCAATCTGTGAGCAGGTGGAAGATCCAAAGCAGGCGAAGGGAATCGTAAAGCGTGAGGTCGTGCGGATCGTAACTCCGGGAACGAACCTGGATACGCAGGCACTGGATGAGACGAAGAATAATTATATTATGTGCATTGTCTATATTGCAGACCGGTACGGAGTGTCCATTGCAGATATTTCTACAGGAGATTATTTTGTGACGGAACTTCCGGACGGCAGCAGGCTGATGGATGAGATTTATAAATTCTCTCCATCGGAGATCATCTGCAATGAGGCTTTTTATATGAGCGGTATGGATCTGGATACGATGAAAGAGAAACTGGGGATTACAATTTATTCTCTGGATTCCTGGTATTTTGATGATGCCATGTGCAGGGAGAAACTGCTGGAGCATTTCAAGGTTTCAAGTTTTGCAGGACTGGGGCTGGAGGATTATGACTGTGGTGTAATCAGTGCAGGGGCATTACTTACTTATCTGCTGGAAACGCAGAAAAATTCCCTTTCCAACCTGACGCATCTGACTCCATACGTAACGGGAAAATATATGATGCTGGACAGCTCGACAAGAAGAAATCTGGAGCTGTGCGAGACACTCCGGGAAAAGCAGAAAAGAGGTTCCCTTCTGTGGGTGCTGGATAAGACGAGAACCGCCATGGGAGCACGTACCCTGCGAAAGTTCGTGGAGCAGCCTCTGATTGATAAAAATGAGATCAACCGAAGGCTGGATGCGGTGGAAGAATTAAAAGAACAGGCGATTTCACGGGAAGAGATCAGAGAATATCTTTCCCCGGTTTATGATCTGGAACGTCTGATCACGAAGATTACCTATGGTTCGGCAAATCCGAGGGATCTGACGGCATTTAAAAGCTCTCTTGAGATGCTGCCACCGATCCGTTATATTTTAGAGGAGATGAAAGTACCTCTGCTGCAGGAGATCTACGAAGATCTGGACGCACTGGAAGATCTGTGCGATCTTGTGACGAAAGCGATCCGGGAAGAGCCTCCGATCGCAATGAAAGAGGGAAATATTATCCGGGAAGGGTATAATGAAGAAGTAGATAAGCTGCGGAGAGCCAAGTCGGATGGAAAAGACTGGCTTGCGAAGCTGGAGGAAGATGAACGGGAAAAGACCGGAATTAAAAATCTCAAGATCAAGTATAATAAAGTATTTGGATATTATCTGGAAGTCACAAATTCCTATAAAGATCTTGTACCGGATTATTATACCCGCAAGCAGACGCTTGCCAATGCGGAGCGTTATATTACTCCGGAATTAAAAGAACTTGAAGATATGATCCTGGGGGCAGAAGATAAACTGTATGCACTGGAGTATGAACTTTACAGTGAGGTCAGAGAGACGATCGCAGCCCAGGTGGAGCGGATCCAGAAGACGGCAAAGGCGGTCGCAGGACTGGATGTATTTACCTCTCTGGCACTTGTGGCAGAACGGAATCATTATGTACGCCCGAAGATCAATGAAAAAGGAATTATTGATATCAAAGAAGGAAGACATCCGGTTGTGGAAAAAATGATCCCGAATGATATGTTCATTTCAAATGACACGTATCTGGATGATAAAAAGAACCGGATTTCCATTATCACGGGACCGAATATGGCAGGAAAATCCACTTATATGCGTCAGACAGCTCTGATCGCTCTGATGGCACAGGTGGGCTGTTTTGTTCCGGCACAGAGTGCGAATATCGGACTTTCGGATCGGATCTTTACCCGTGTAGGGGCATCGGATGACCTGGCATCCGGACAGAGTACGTTCATGGTGGAAATGACAGAGGTGGCGAATATTCTTCGGAATGCGACATCGAAAAGTCTTCTGATCCTGGATGAGATCGGAAGAGGAACGAGTACCTTTGACGGACTTTCCATCGCATGGGCGGTTGTAGAATATATCAGTGACAGTAAATTATTAGGTGCAAAGACGTTATTTGCCACGCATTATCATGAGCTGACAGAGCTGGAAGGAAAGATCGAAAATGTGAATAATTACTGCATTGCAGTCAAGGAAAAAGGGGACGATATTGTCTTCCTGCGTAAGATTGTAAAAGGCGGTGCAGATAAGAGTTATGGAATCCAGGTGGCAAAGCTGGCAGGAGTTCCGGATCTGGTGATCAACCGGGCAAAAGAGATCGTGGAAGAGTTAAGTGACGAAGATATTACCAGCCGGGTCAGCGAGATCGCTGCAAGGGAACATACAGCAAAGAAAAAGGGCAGATCCAAAAAATATGATGAAGTGGATATTGCACAGATGTCTTTATTTGATACGGTAAAGGATGATGATGTGCTGAACGAATTAAAGGAGATTGATGTCACCAATCTGACACCGATTGATGCACTGAATACATTGTACCGGCTTCAGAACAAACTGAAGAACCGCTGGTAG
- the mutL gene encoding DNA mismatch repair endonuclease MutL → MPHIHVLDQITIDKIAAGEVIERPASIVKELVENAIDAGSTSVTVEIKDGGISFIRIRDNGCGIPKEEVKSAFLRHSTSKIETVEDLSHIASLGFRGEALSSIAAVTRTEVITKTKDSDLGTKYVIEGGKEVSLEETGAPDGTTFLVHQLFYNVPARRKFLKTPMTEAGHVQDLLMHLALSHPEVALQFLNNGQEKLRTSGNGKLKDVIYQIYGRDVAANLIELDYEKGGLRITGFLGKPVITRGNRNFENFFVNGRYVKSGMISKALEDAYRDFVMQHKFPFAVLHFHLNGEEVDINVHPTKMELRFQKQQEVYGTVFEAVHRTLLEPELIQRAEVPEPVAVRMEEEKRRSEEKAERRKESPFLLRPRASASMAGESRTVYGENPYTKKDAESTERTGAAQPAEHTENSEVMQPTGDQERTGAVQSMESTAGTQVQPDPVPDNAGTGRATVRDEDYFIRKMRERVLSYHNRSSSAEVSDKNGIFRQDEQMERISERVQEQKEKPKQMDLFEENFLKREVRAEYKLIGQVFDTYWLVEFQDKLYIIDQHAAHERVLYERTLQGMKTREFTSQYLSPPIILSLSMQEAQLLNENLDRFTRIGFEIEPFGGEEYAVRAVPDNLFSIAKKELLMEMLDDLADGLSTGMTPELIDEKVASMSCKAAVKGNNRLSAQEVDELIAELLTLDNPYHCPHGRPTIIAMTKHDLEKKFKRIV, encoded by the coding sequence ATGCCGCATATTCATGTATTAGACCAGATCACGATCGATAAGATCGCAGCGGGAGAGGTGATCGAGAGACCGGCCTCAATTGTAAAAGAGCTTGTAGAAAATGCCATTGATGCAGGTTCTACATCCGTGACGGTGGAGATTAAAGATGGGGGAATTTCCTTTATCAGGATCCGGGATAACGGATGCGGAATCCCGAAAGAAGAAGTGAAAAGTGCATTTCTCCGGCATTCGACCAGTAAGATCGAGACGGTGGAAGACCTGTCACATATTGCATCGTTGGGGTTCAGAGGAGAAGCATTGTCAAGCATTGCCGCAGTGACAAGAACCGAAGTGATCACCAAGACGAAGGACAGCGATCTCGGAACAAAGTATGTCATTGAAGGCGGAAAAGAGGTTTCCCTGGAAGAGACAGGTGCACCGGATGGAACGACATTCCTTGTGCATCAGCTCTTTTATAATGTGCCTGCGAGAAGAAAGTTTTTAAAGACTCCGATGACCGAAGCGGGACATGTCCAGGATCTGCTGATGCATCTTGCACTTTCACATCCTGAGGTGGCATTGCAGTTTCTTAATAACGGACAGGAGAAACTACGGACTTCCGGGAATGGAAAGCTGAAGGATGTGATCTATCAGATCTACGGAAGAGACGTTGCTGCGAATCTGATCGAACTGGATTATGAAAAAGGAGGACTGCGTATCACCGGATTTCTTGGCAAGCCTGTCATTACCCGGGGAAACCGGAACTTTGAAAATTTTTTCGTGAACGGACGCTATGTAAAAAGCGGAATGATCTCAAAGGCACTGGAGGATGCGTACCGGGATTTTGTTATGCAGCATAAGTTCCCATTTGCAGTACTTCATTTTCATTTAAACGGGGAAGAAGTCGATATCAATGTTCATCCGACAAAAATGGAACTGCGGTTTCAGAAGCAGCAGGAGGTATACGGGACAGTCTTTGAGGCAGTGCATCGAACGCTGCTTGAGCCGGAGCTGATTCAGCGGGCAGAAGTACCGGAACCGGTAGCTGTCAGGATGGAAGAGGAGAAACGCAGGTCAGAAGAGAAAGCTGAGAGAAGAAAGGAAAGTCCTTTTCTTCTGCGTCCGAGAGCTTCTGCATCCATGGCAGGAGAAAGCCGGACAGTTTACGGGGAGAATCCGTATACCAAGAAAGATGCAGAATCCACGGAGAGAACCGGGGCAGCACAACCGGCAGAACATACAGAAAATTCTGAAGTCATGCAGCCGACAGGAGATCAGGAGAGAACCGGAGCAGTACAGAGCATGGAAAGCACCGCAGGCACGCAGGTACAGCCGGATCCGGTGCCGGACAATGCCGGAACCGGAAGAGCTACAGTCAGGGATGAGGATTATTTTATCAGAAAGATGAGGGAGAGAGTTCTGTCTTATCATAACCGTTCATCTTCTGCGGAAGTTTCGGATAAAAATGGAATCTTCCGGCAGGATGAGCAGATGGAGCGGATCAGTGAAAGAGTGCAGGAACAGAAAGAAAAGCCAAAGCAGATGGATTTATTTGAAGAAAATTTCCTGAAGCGGGAAGTACGTGCGGAATATAAACTGATCGGTCAGGTCTTTGATACGTACTGGCTGGTTGAGTTTCAGGATAAATTGTATATTATCGATCAGCATGCGGCACATGAGAGAGTACTGTATGAAAGGACACTGCAGGGAATGAAGACCAGAGAGTTTACTTCCCAGTATTTAAGCCCTCCGATCATTTTGTCTTTATCCATGCAGGAGGCACAGCTTCTGAATGAAAATCTGGACCGGTTTACCAGGATCGGATTTGAGATCGAACCGTTTGGCGGGGAAGAATATGCAGTACGTGCAGTGCCGGACAATCTGTTCAGCATTGCAAAAAAGGAACTGTTGATGGAAATGCTGGATGATCTGGCAGACGGACTGTCCACGGGAATGACACCGGAACTGATTGATGAAAAAGTGGCATCCATGTCATGCAAGGCGGCAGTCAAAGGAAATAACCGATTGTCTGCACAGGAGGTGGACGAGCTGATCGCTGAACTGCTGACCCTGGATAATCCATATCACTGCCCTCATGGAAGACCGACGATCATTGCCATGACAAAGCATGATCTTGAAAAGAAATTTAAGCGAATCGTATAA
- the miaA gene encoding tRNA (adenosine(37)-N6)-dimethylallyltransferase MiaA, which translates to MILKRNLSESYKENRVEKEEKKPLIILTGPTAVGKTAASIGLAKAVGGEIISADSMQVYKEMDIGSAKITPEEMEGVPHHLVDVLEPEEEFNVVRFQELAKEAMKGIYERGHIPIVVGGTGFYIQALLYDIDFTENETDHTYRKELEQLAEEKGEEYLHKLLQEADPESAGQIHCHNVKRVIRALEFYHQTGTKISEHNEKEREKEAAYRSAYFVLTDERKRLYERIDRRVEKMMEQGLPEEVEALRKRGLKRENVSMQGLGYKELFGYFEGEYPFEEAVRIIQRDTRHFAKRQLTWFRRERDVIWIDKSIVGRDEDKLITFMLDQLRKKEIIR; encoded by the coding sequence ATGATCTTGAAAAGAAATTTAAGCGAATCGTATAAGGAGAACAGAGTGGAAAAAGAAGAAAAGAAGCCGCTGATTATTCTGACCGGTCCGACGGCAGTCGGCAAAACTGCTGCCTCCATCGGACTTGCAAAAGCTGTAGGCGGAGAGATTATTTCAGCAGATTCCATGCAGGTATACAAAGAAATGGACATAGGTTCGGCCAAGATCACACCGGAAGAGATGGAAGGAGTTCCTCATCACCTGGTCGATGTGCTGGAACCGGAAGAGGAGTTTAACGTAGTACGTTTTCAGGAACTGGCAAAGGAGGCAATGAAGGGGATTTATGAACGTGGTCATATCCCGATCGTTGTAGGCGGGACAGGTTTCTATATCCAGGCACTTCTGTATGATATAGATTTTACGGAAAATGAGACAGATCACACATACCGGAAAGAACTGGAGCAGCTCGCGGAGGAAAAAGGAGAAGAGTATCTCCATAAGTTGCTTCAGGAGGCAGATCCGGAATCAGCCGGCCAGATCCATTGTCATAATGTGAAGCGGGTGATCCGTGCATTGGAATTTTATCATCAGACGGGAACAAAAATTTCTGAGCATAATGAGAAAGAACGGGAAAAAGAAGCTGCATACCGGTCCGCATATTTTGTTCTGACAGATGAGAGAAAAAGGTTATATGAACGGATCGACCGCCGTGTGGAAAAAATGATGGAGCAGGGACTGCCCGAAGAAGTGGAGGCACTGCGAAAACGCGGGCTGAAACGGGAAAACGTATCCATGCAGGGGCTTGGATATAAAGAGCTGTTCGGCTATTTTGAAGGAGAATATCCGTTTGAAGAGGCAGTCAGGATCATCCAGCGGGATACAAGGCATTTCGCAAAGCGTCAGCTGACGTGGTTCAGAAGAGAACGGGATGTGATCTGGATAGATAAAAGTATTGTCGGAAGAGATGAAGACAAGCTGATCACATTTATGCTGGATCAGCTCAGAAAAAAAGAGATAATCAGGTAA
- a CDS encoding aminotransferase class I/II-fold pyridoxal phosphate-dependent enzyme has protein sequence MDTEKIYEGLGISREVWEYGQRTESRLKERFEEFDKNAEYNQMKVIRAMQENRVSEGCFNYVSGYGYNDLGRDTLESVYASVFHTEAALVRPQITCGTHALALALAANLRPGDELLSPVGKPYDTLEEVIGIRPSKGSLAEYGITYRQVELLEDGYFDYPAIEAALNEKTKLVTIQRSKGYQTRPSYSVEKIGELIAFIKERRPDVICMVDNCYGEFVERIEPSDVGADMIVGSLIKNPGGGLAPIGGYIAGREDLIENCAYRLTSPGLGKEVGASLGVMQSFYQGFFLAPTVVCGALKGAVFAANIYEGLGYPVVPDGKESRHDIIQAVTLGSAEGVIAFCKGIQAAAPVDSYVSPEPWAMPGYDSDVIMAAGAFVQGSSIELSADGPVKPPYAVYFQGGLTWYHAKLGILKSLQSLLDAGVVSREQIEQA, from the coding sequence ATGGATACAGAAAAAATCTATGAAGGACTTGGAATTTCCAGAGAAGTATGGGAGTACGGGCAGAGGACAGAGAGCCGGCTGAAAGAACGGTTTGAAGAATTTGACAAAAATGCAGAATATAACCAGATGAAAGTGATCCGGGCGATGCAGGAGAACCGGGTCAGTGAAGGCTGCTTTAATTATGTGAGCGGTTATGGGTATAATGATCTTGGAAGGGATACACTGGAGTCGGTTTATGCGTCGGTATTTCATACCGAGGCAGCCCTGGTACGTCCACAGATTACCTGTGGAACGCATGCACTGGCACTGGCACTGGCTGCCAATCTGCGTCCGGGCGATGAACTGCTCTCTCCGGTCGGAAAGCCGTATGATACACTGGAAGAAGTGATCGGTATCCGTCCATCCAAGGGATCTCTTGCGGAGTATGGGATTACTTACCGGCAGGTGGAACTTTTAGAAGACGGATATTTCGATTATCCGGCTATTGAGGCAGCCCTGAATGAAAAGACAAAGCTGGTGACGATCCAACGTTCCAAAGGATATCAGACAAGACCAAGCTATTCCGTAGAAAAGATCGGAGAACTGATTGCTTTTATTAAAGAGAGAAGACCGGATGTGATCTGTATGGTAGATAACTGCTATGGAGAATTTGTAGAGCGGATTGAACCGAGTGATGTAGGAGCAGATATGATCGTCGGTTCTCTGATCAAAAATCCGGGAGGCGGCCTTGCACCGATCGGTGGCTATATTGCCGGACGGGAAGATCTGATCGAGAACTGTGCTTACCGGCTGACTTCTCCGGGACTGGGAAAAGAAGTGGGGGCATCTCTCGGAGTCATGCAGTCATTTTATCAGGGATTTTTCCTTGCACCGACTGTGGTATGCGGTGCGTTGAAAGGGGCAGTCTTTGCAGCCAATATTTATGAAGGACTGGGATATCCGGTAGTACCGGATGGAAAAGAATCCCGTCATGATATCATTCAGGCAGTGACCCTCGGCTCTGCGGAAGGTGTGATCGCTTTCTGTAAAGGAATCCAGGCAGCAGCTCCGGTGGACAGCTATGTAAGTCCGGAACCATGGGCAATGCCGGGGTATGACAGTGATGTGATCATGGCAGCAGGAGCTTTTGTGCAGGGATCTTCCATTGAGTTAAGTGCGGATGGTCCGGTCAAGCCTCCGTATGCAGTTTATTTCCAGGGAGGACTGACCTGGTATCATGCGAAACTTGGCATCCTGAAATCATTGCAGAGTCTGCTGGATGCAGGGGTAGTCAGCCGGGAACAGATTGAACAGGCGTGA
- a CDS encoding NAD(P)/FAD-dependent oxidoreductase, whose amino-acid sequence MKKKNRIAVIGGGVSGMTAAVTAAEQGADVLLLEQKEMTGKKILVTGNGRCNYTNRVQTPQCYRSDDPEFPWKVMQKFPAEKILELFQEMGIYPKDRNGYIYPNSDQASSVAETLQEELERTGVEVHTGVRCLEIRREKNGFKICAEGKSFQADRVILCAGSKAAPVTGSDGSGYDIAKKMGHSLIPVLPALVQLQCSGKFFKNIAGVRVNGKIILYTDGTEAASDTGELQLAAYGLSGIPVFQVSRYASRGLYEGKKVEAMIDFMPELSTEKMLDFLRKRARNRPEKTAEHFLTGLFHKKLSGLWLKFARIPKEKRVGTLTEEELRHLTWLIKEFKVQVTGTNSFEQAQICCGGVDTRQIHADTMESRLVPGVYFAGEIVDVDGICGGYNISFAVASGVLAGKSAATKE is encoded by the coding sequence ATGAAAAAGAAAAATCGGATCGCAGTGATCGGTGGCGGAGTTTCGGGAATGACTGCTGCGGTTACCGCGGCAGAGCAGGGAGCTGATGTGCTGCTGCTGGAACAGAAAGAGATGACCGGAAAAAAGATACTGGTGACCGGGAACGGAAGATGCAACTATACGAACCGGGTGCAGACACCGCAGTGTTACCGTTCAGATGATCCGGAATTTCCGTGGAAGGTCATGCAGAAGTTCCCGGCAGAAAAGATTCTGGAGCTTTTTCAGGAGATGGGAATTTATCCAAAGGACAGAAACGGTTATATTTATCCCAATTCAGATCAGGCTTCTTCTGTGGCAGAGACTTTGCAGGAAGAACTGGAGAGGACCGGTGTGGAGGTGCATACCGGTGTCCGCTGCCTGGAGATCCGCAGAGAAAAAAATGGATTTAAGATCTGTGCGGAGGGAAAAAGTTTTCAGGCAGACCGGGTGATCTTATGTGCCGGTTCCAAGGCGGCTCCAGTGACCGGATCAGATGGATCGGGGTATGATATTGCAAAAAAAATGGGGCATAGCCTGATTCCGGTTCTCCCGGCACTGGTGCAGCTTCAGTGCAGTGGAAAGTTTTTTAAAAATATTGCAGGGGTAAGAGTGAACGGAAAGATCATTCTTTATACAGATGGAACAGAGGCGGCTTCTGATACCGGAGAATTGCAGCTTGCTGCGTACGGACTTTCAGGAATCCCGGTATTCCAGGTTAGCAGATATGCTTCGAGAGGATTGTATGAAGGAAAAAAAGTAGAGGCGATGATCGATTTTATGCCGGAACTTTCTACGGAGAAAATGCTGGACTTTTTAAGAAAAAGAGCCCGAAACAGACCAGAAAAAACCGCGGAGCATTTTCTGACCGGATTATTTCATAAAAAGCTTTCCGGTCTGTGGCTGAAATTTGCCAGGATCCCGAAAGAAAAAAGAGTGGGAACTCTGACGGAGGAAGAACTCCGGCACCTGACCTGGCTGATCAAAGAATTTAAAGTACAGGTCACAGGTACTAATTCCTTTGAACAGGCACAGATCTGTTGCGGAGGTGTTGATACGCGGCAGATCCATGCAGATACAATGGAGTCCAGACTTGTTCCGGGGGTGTATTTTGCAGGAGAGATCGTAGATGTTGACGGGATCTGCGGAGGATATAATATTTCCTTTGCAGTTGCCAGTGGTGTGCTGGCAGGAAAATCGGCAGCAACGAAAGAGTGA